Proteins from a genomic interval of Antedon mediterranea chromosome 5, ecAntMedi1.1, whole genome shotgun sequence:
- the LOC140048566 gene encoding spliceosome-associated protein CWC15 homolog produces the protein MTTAARPTFDTARGGRNKGEGDLSALSKQYSSRDLPAHTKLKYRQQGQDTHDEVRNRDFRRELEERERASVREKRGDKNRDQSSSTKRPRLEQIPAANLDADDPEDDSDSADSDSDDDDTAQLLAELNKIKKERAKEQMQKELERKIEEERIRTENIISGNPLINSQKVSDFKVKRRWDDDVVFKNCARGEDDKMEKKFINDTIRSEFHQKFLTKYIK, from the exons ATGACAACAGCAGCAAGACCGACCTTTGACACAGCACGGGGTGGTCGAAATAAAGGTGAAGGAGACTTAAGTGCCCTATCTAAACAGTATTCCAGCAGGGATTTACCAGCACacactaaattaaaatacag ACAACAAGGACAAGATACACATGATGAAGTTCGCAACCGTGACTTCAGACGAGAGTTGGAGGAACGTGAACGAGCTTCTGTGCGTGAAAAACGTGGTGATAAAAATAGAG ATCAGTCATCCAGCACAAAGCGCCCACGATTAGAACAAATTCCGGCAGCCAATCTTGATGCAGATGACCCAGAGGATGACTCAGATAGTGCT GATTcagatagtgatgatgatgatacagcCCAATTATTAGCTGAGTTGAACAAGATTAAAAAAGAAAGGGCCAAGGAACAGATGCAAAAG gaACTTGAAAGAAAAATAGAGGAAGAAAGAATAAGAACTGAAAATATAATAAGTGGAAATCCGCTAATAAATTCACAAAAAGTCAGTGATTTTAAAGTTAAAAGAAG GTGGGATGATGATGTAGTTTTCAAGAACTGTGCAAGAGGAGAAGATGACAAAATGGAGAAAAAATTTATTAATGATACAATCCGATCAGAATTTCATCAAAagtttttaacaaaatacatCAAGTAG